The genomic interval TAAACGTTTCTTTGCAGTTTCACAAACTGATTAAAATAACCTCATAACGTGAAATCTACAAGCGATCGAGTGTCTTCATCGGACTTCGTTGTGCCATAACAACTACAGGCAAAAGTCAATAAAGCTAATGCAGCCGTATTGAATGTAGAATAAtaagttatatttatataaatatgtagcATTAAAGTAGAGTATAATTATCAGGACTCACGTAGCAAAAATGGAAAGTGACTACAAATCAAAGTAATGTTTGAAATACATATGAAATGACTGTTGACGTATGGAACCATCTCATGTTGTTGTGAGAGAAGCCTCCAGCAGCTCATTACACCAAACACACTGTTTACTTTTGTATAAGTGCAATTCCTTTAGAATTGGCTCCAAATAGGTTTAATCTATAACAAATGATAACGTTTGAGCATGGCTGGTCAACATGTCTGCTAATGTGAATAGTTTAGTAGATAGAAGATGAGCTGATCTCCAAAATATTCAAGTTTTAACATTTAGAGCAAAGTTTGTgtattatttatgtgtacaaAACATAATGTCATAAAGCAATGAAGAGCTCCCATAAGTTTAACCAAGGTCTCAGACCtcaatttatatatttgatatgGCTTCATATGGCGTTGCCTCCTTAAAGCTTGTCACAACAATTAAGAACCATGTTAAATAACaacatttgattttgtttgtattgttcTTCTCATATAATACATCTCATTCTCCCACTGACATTGGCCATCGGGGTAAATTTGGCCAATCAGAGTCCTTCTACACTTTAAACCATCAATGTGATTAGTTGATTATCCACTCTACagcctgagccacagctgccccacAACTTATCATGGGTTCCTGTAAGCAGCTGCCTACCCCTCTTAAAATTATCATAATGGATCCCCACAGGACAAGCCTATAAGAAGATAAAGCAAAGCATTTTCAGGGCACAGTTTTGAAAGTAATTAAGATATGGCAGTTAACAGAAATGGCTGAGATCAAGTAGAAGTCTGAAAGACCAAGAACACTTTCTGAATGAACTGCTCCCAGGATTGCTAGAAAGGCAAACCCCTGGAGTGGTGTTGTACTGTTTTACTGTGAGGTGACACCTGTACAAATATAACCTTCTAGGAGATTTTCTTACAAGGAAAAGTCCTTGTAAGAAAATCTTTCCTGCTTCCTTGGCACAATATTCAGCATCCGAACTGAGCTAAAGAACATCTAAACAAGCCTGATGTGGAAACAAGGTCTATGGACTGATTAAGTCAGAACAAGGAACAGgattttgtgaaaaaaaaacacctctgcAACTACAAAGCGAAGCGGTGGATTAATCATTATTTGGGCTTGGGTTGCAGCcagtggaacatttcatttgcTGAGGGAAAAGGATTCAATTAAAATACAGCAAATTCTGGGCGCAAACCTCACAGCACCTGTAAAACAAGCTCTGAATCTGAAAAGAGAACAGCTTCTGCAGTTGGATATTATCCTAATCACACCTCAAAATCTACAATGGACGACCTTAGAGCAAGCTCAAGGTCTCTTCATCATTGCCCTCCAAGTCCCTGTTTGAGTTTGTTCAAGATTAAAATAAAGTAATCTTgcttaaaatattaaatatatctttatatatatatatttaacttttcctttttaatgtcAGTGTTAAATTGATCCAAAGACGACACCTCTGACTTATGTCAGTTCAGCATATGCAAAGAGTTTTGACAGTGTAAATTGTAGTTTCCTAAATACATAAAGCAATAAGTAAGTGGTGTTAATCATTTGTTCACGGTCACCTGTTTTGATTCTAGTCGGGAAGGTCGGCTCCAAGAACAAGGAGGACGCTCCGTATGAACTGGAGAGTCAGTTTGTCCTGCGGCTGCCCTCGGTGAGTCTTGTACATgatgaaactgatttttttatttatatgtgatATTAACTGCGATTGTACTTAAACATGTGTCCTCTCTTACAGGAGTATGCTTCAACAGTCAGAAGGATTGCACAGTCAGGCAGTATGAACATAAAGGACAGACTCACCATTGAGCTGCACCGTAAGATGCTTTCATGTTCATTCATAGTACTGACATCACAGTTCGAACTCCTGTTTCAATTGTATTAATAATCAGTGTTACGTCCTCAAGCATCCTCTCTAATGCAAAACATGTTTTCCAcctgcatgtttgttttccaaCTGAACAGTGACGGCTGTGTCTAGATGGCAGCGGTTTCTACAGCCTCCAAACATATCATTATACTCATCACATCAttcctcttgtttgttttttagctgATGGTCGTCATGGCATAGTGAGAGTGGACCGCGTCCCTTTGGCCTGCAAACTGGTGGATCTGCCTTGTATGATTGAGTCTCTGAAAACTGTGGACAAGAAGACATTTTACAAAACTGCTGATGTCTGTCAGGTAAACCACCGCAGGGGCATTAAATTGGAATTAAGTTTCCAGTGAAGATGTCACCTTCATTAAAtaccttattttttttaagtccaTGTTAAGGATGAGTATGTGTTAAACAAGATTTTTCTTCCAGATAGAGCAGCACCATGTTGTATATATACAAACACTGGATACATATTTAGTTAAGGATACGAATtgcaaatatgtattttttttacattaaaattttaattttaatagttCATTATTATGCACGAGTACAGAGACTTTAATCAGCAAAATGCTAATAAAGTCATTGATTATGAATTTTGCATGGTTCAGATGCTGGTATGTACACTAGATGGAGACCTTTACCCTCCACTAGAGGAGCCGACTGGCACCGACCCAAAGAGcaagaaaaaggacaaagacaaGGACAAGAAATTTGTTTGGAACCACGGCAGTAAGTCGACAAACATCTACACACGACAGCATTTTGAGCTGAAATATTGGCACATCAGCAATTCAAGAAGTACAGTTTTCCCCCAGCACAGCTGAACGAGCTACATTGACTTCATTAATCCTGTTGTTTTGGTCTCCAGTCACCTGCCCTCTGAAGAACACGCGCAAGAGAAGATTTCGGAAGACAgcgaaaaaaaaggttttggcATTTCCATTTCCCCGTCAGCGCTTCAATCCCCTTTCCCATCCATCCGTTTAGCATCTCGTCTGATGATCCATCTCTTTCCCCGGCTCTCTTCCAACAGGGCATTTACATTTCATAAAACAAGAACTGtggtgaaagtgaaaacaaagatttacatataaataaagCCTTTCCATCTTAGTTTGCCCCAAAGGCCTGCAAAAAGCAATTCACTATTGCTTTGATCAAAGAGAAAGCAAGTGTGCACGAGCACTACACTTCTACATTGTCTTTtgaataaatcttcctgaagtTGCACAGCCGAGCCATATTGATTTAGCCCCTTCTGTTTTAATCGCTAATGTGCACGCTGGCACTCAGCCAGCTGCTACctttcagagtgtgtgtatgtgtgtttttgtgtgtgagtgaaaacGTACATGCAactcgatctctctctctctctctatccacaGTATATTGAATCTCCTGATGTGgaaaaggaggtgaagagatTGCTGAGCACAGACGCTGATGCCGTCAGTGTCCGTATCCTTTTAGTGACCTACTCATATTCTGCATGTCCATCATGTATTGGCCAAACACAACAATGGTGTTACATTTATTTACTAGGTTAGATGGTACAATTCAGAAAAGTAGTGCGTTTTGTATCATGTTGAATGAGCTGGAAATGATTCATGGATTTAAACCGACCCCATGACCTCAGCTTTAGATGAATCATATcgctgttttgtatttttcaacaATCCTAACCTTGCTCCCATCTCACATGCTCACCTAAAGTGACTCAGTCGAATGCCTTTGTGAGAGCGACGCACTTTGCAAGGAGGCTATTAATGCTCTAATGAAACTCTAAACTTATCTGACAGAATAAGAGCACAGCAGGGCCGCTCTCAATGGCTTGCTTCGCGTTAATTGAGATGGACTGTTCATTATCATTGCTTAGTTGGTCACAGTGAAGCTGCATTCTAATTATAGTTTTGGGAGTTtgcacgcagcagcagcagccgacacacacacatgacgtGCTAATGAACGGTAAAGATGCGGCAGCTCCCGCAGAGCATCATCTGGTTTTTACCCTTCAAGTCAGGATCAAAGATGAGCTTGAGGAAAGAGAGAGTCTTGAAAGATCATGAGTTTTTTACTGGAGGAGTCTAAAAGCTCAGAGGAATCTGCACACTGTGTGTTGACCTTAACCCGAGATGTTCAGGATGGGAAATAATAGCAGAAGATGAGTCCAAGGAGCCGGAGCAGCAGGGCTCTCTGGCAAACCTGGACTCCTCACCTGGCCCCTCAGGACACAAGATGGGTCATGGATCCTCTGGTAAGTCAAACATGCTTTTATACGTTTTATAAGTGTGGTGAATAAGATACAGCAGGCTTAAAGCAGAACAGGGGTGTGTGTTAGTACCTGGGCCACATGGCCTGCAGAAGCTTAAAGCAAGTAACATTTTAATCCAATATTTGAGAGTGAAGAATTGTCTCTGTCAGAACATCATCCTTGTCACTCTTCTTAGCATTTTCTCCCAGTGATTTGAAATGGAAGAAGAACACCCCCATGCTTTAGTTACTCTTTGGCATCATGGTTATTTCACCTCTATATTTCCCAGAGGACCTTCTTTGAACCAAGGTTCTCAGGCTGGCACTTATTGCCACATCAGTTAAAATGCATGAAAAGCATGACTGCTGTTTCATTTGCTGCTGAAACCACTGATTTGCTCTCTGCTTTGTAAATGTTGCCTCAACAATCTATTGTACGTTCATGCTTCCGTGACTTTTACTGCACCACAAAGTGTGGGCAAAGTTTTACTGGGTGACAGGGGCTGTTCACAGCAGAGTGGAGCATGCTGGGTGTTTGGATTCCACTGTTATGATATCTGGTTCATGCCCTGTGAGGCTCGCATCCCTATGAGcttctgttttctctgtgtcccACATCAAACCCCAGCACATGTTCTAAATTCTCCCTGTTTTCCTCTGTATGTCCGTGTTAATCACAATATCCCACGGCCAGCCCAGCGTGACGAACTGAGAGAAATCTTCAACGACATCAGCAGCTCCAGtgaggacgaggaggatgaaggggacCGACACGAGGACGAGGACCTGAACATCATGGACACGGAGGATGATCTGGTCCGACAGCTCCAAGACAAACTTAACGAGTCGGATTCTACTCAGCATGAGAGCGACAGAAACAGCCAGATaggtgagagaaaaaaacaaatgtacatttttaagtccccagatgcaactgcagaaccttggggtgctgtttctttttaaacctagcCAAACATTACTGTCTCCATTCTATACCCATCTAGAAAatgaaagtttttttaattgttaacTTTATTAAGAGCTTATGGAATTATGATGAtagtgtctttatttcacaatgaatttaattaaataatttgtatcgAAGAAAAATTCCAACTATTCTCtctatattttaaattgaatatcTGGTATTTTGCTGTGGGTTAGACTCTAGGGACGATAtggttttatctgttttttttttatttgtttgtttgtttacaagattatgtaaaaaaaactacttaACCAATTTATCAGAAATTTTGTGGAGGGCTGGGGAATGACTCAAGGGAGAACCTATTACATTCAGGTGCAGATCAGGGGTTTGGAACCAGGACGTTTTTcacattctttaacattgtgagattaacttttcaacattttcactgatatgagaataattcatggattctGATGGAAAAAAACGAGGcaagactgatatttatgagtgttgcTATTTGAtgcagatttaaataaaaatccgGATGTAGGAaatttcaatgtggttttataacaggaatgttgggccttggtggatttatgcactctactgagtgccactcTAGTGCCGTTGTTAATCAAAATGATTGTTTGTTGCAGCACTGTTGACATGGTTTAGTTcttgtttgtgtaaaatataGTTTACATCCATTAACAAATTGTCTAGAGTCCAGACTTTCAGGTCTGAAAAAGCTGCTGCAtttttataaatgaaaaacatgagGAAACTCTGAGATAAATTATGT from Limanda limanda chromosome 10, fLimLim1.1, whole genome shotgun sequence carries:
- the taf7 gene encoding transcription initiation factor TFIID subunit 7, which encodes MTSKVKVGKVGSKNKEDAPYELESQFVLRLPSEYASTVRRIAQSGSMNIKDRLTIELHPDGRHGIVRVDRVPLACKLVDLPCMIESLKTVDKKTFYKTADVCQMLVCTLDGDLYPPLEEPTGTDPKSKKKDKDKDKKFVWNHGITCPLKNTRKRRFRKTAKKKYIESPDVEKEVKRLLSTDADAVSVRWEIIAEDESKEPEQQGSLANLDSSPGPSGHKMGHGSSAQRDELREIFNDISSSSEDEEDEGDRHEDEDLNIMDTEDDLVRQLQDKLNESDSTQHESDRNSQIVMEFQVQINTIKAKLQDTRARKKQQQELILKVENQALKNRFKALFSEIILQEEREMEQLASLQEQLDSLIEK